TGGAGGCAATCATCGGAGGAGTATCAGCGGGTATTGGCATCTCCCTTTTGCCCAAGTCAGTTATAGAAGATAAGCTTCAATCAGGCGCTCTGGCCGCTTATGAACTGCCGCCTCATCTACGAATGTGCACAACAATGCTGATACAAAGAAAAGATACAATACCAACGGCAGCGATAACTAATTTTGTTGATTTAATAAAAAATCTACGGTAAATGCAATATCAGAAGCCGGCTGAAAGCGAGGGCACAGATCCTCTAAAACGACATAGCCTACGCTATAACAACTAAACTTACGGTTTAGATATGGCATTAGCGTTCCCTACTTCTTCTTTATTCTTAGTGTCATCAGGACTAATAATGCAAGCATTAAAACCACAACAGCAAAAATGCTAGGCGCTAAAATATTAAAATGGCTTTGAAGATATGCCGCGACAATAGGCCCTATGATTTGGCCCAAGGCATATATGGTCGTCAATTCTCCAAGAGCTTGCATTTGGGCATTGGGCTGCAACTCGTGCGCCAAAGTTATAGCAAGACTGGTTATGCCCATAAAAGTCCCGCCAAACAGCGCCCCTCCAGCTAATGCACTTAATTGATTGTGAAGTATAACCGGCAGAAGAATTCCTATCGCTTGTATGCCGAAAGCCAGCATAAGACTTACTTTTATATTTGTTTTTTTGGCAATCTGTGCCCAAAGATATGTCGACGGGGCTGCCGCCAGGCCAATCAGCACCCAACTCTGATTGGCAATATGACTGAGTTCCGGCATTGATTTTATCATTTGCACAATAAATGTAGCTGTTATAATATAACCTATACCTTCTAGTCCGTAACTGAGCAGAAGAGCATACCACTGATAATCTCTTGTAAAGCAATTGCGGGATTGTGATTGTCCTGTCCCTCGAGCTTCAGAGTACGTCACTTTCGATAAAGTATACCATGCTGCAATTCCAAATAAGCTTGCGCCCAATGCCAATCCCTGCCAAGAAAATGTCCAGCCGCCTAAGCAATCAAACAGCGGGACAAATATACCGGTAAATGCAATGCCAATGCCGACTCCACTGTAAAGATATCCCGCCTGATCACTTCGCCCTTGGCCTAAAGCAATACTCGAGGCAACAACAAATAAAATGGCGCTAAAAAATCCGGAGAACAGTCTTAACAAAGCCCAAAGAAGATTGTTTAATGTCAGTGGCATAGCGACCAGCAAAATTACACTAGCAACAATTCCGCCACCTAAACAAACTCTTAAATGACTTCTTACCCATTGTTTTCGCGAAATATAAGCTCCGAGCAAATAACCCAGATAATTTGTCGCAGCCATAACTGCAATATTCCATTCTGATACTCCAATATCTCTTTGCATTAACGGAATAATGGGTGTAAATCCAAATCTTGAAATCCCCATGGCTAAGCTTAATACACAAATTCCACCGATAACAATGGAAATATTATAACTATTTTTCAATTTGTTCACCCCCCTGTCCGAAAATACAATCTTATGTTATAAAAAAACAGCCATTAATAGAAGCGAATAATATCTATGATAGCCATTACATTTAACTATGGCCCTGTATTCGCACCGCCTTTTATCGTATTTAGCATTACTTAAAAGGAAAAACTTCTGAAGAGTGCAAGATGCAAGGCATTTTTAGCCGCTGTTGATGCTAAATTTAATTCGTCCGCCGTTATCTTAACAATTTCTACTTGACACTGGCCAGTATTTAGGTTATAGTTTAATAGCTCATACAATATGCACGATGAATTTTCATTAGTCCTTCTCAATCTGGGAAGCCCGATGAGTATTCTCCATAACTATTTGGGCAAAACATTTGAGGAGGCTATACTGATATGGCACAAGACAAAACCCTTACCTGCCGCGACTGCGGTACCGACTTCGTTTTCACCGCTTCCGAGCAAGATTTCTTCGCCGAAAAAGGATTCACCAACGAACCGGGACGCTGCCCCGAATGCCGGGCTGCGCGTAAACAGCAAAACAGCGGCGGCCGCAGCGGTGGTTATCAACAACGAGAAATGCATGACGCTACCTGCGCCGCATGCGGCGTCCAGACCCAAGTCCCTTTCCGTCCGAGCAACGACCGCCCCGTTTACTGCCGAGACTGTTTCAGTCAAAACAATAGACGATACTAGGAGATCTAAACTCCCTTGCTTCCGGCAGGGGAGTTTCCTTATTTTAAAGCAGAGATCTGCTACATACCACGAATTGCCGGTGGCAACACTAATAACACCGGTCATCACAAACAAGGAGGCAATTTAGATTGGATAAATTTATATCATTAGGAATAAGCGATAGAATAATCAGGGCATTGCATGAGATGGGGTTTGAGGAGCCCACTCCCATACAGGAGCAATGTATTCCTGTTCTAGCCGCAGGCCGCGACTTAATCGGGCAGGCCCAAACCGGCACCGGTAAAACCGCCGCCTTCGGAATTCCGCTAATCGAAAGAACAACTCGAAACGCGCAAACCGTGCAAGCAATCATTTTAACCCCCACCCGCGAACTGGCCATACAGGTTGCAGAGGAGCTTAACCGAATCGGCCAGTTCACCGATGCCCAGGCTTTGCCGATCTATGGCGGCCAGGACATCCAACGCCAGATCAAGTCCTTAAAAAGGCATCCGCAAATTGTTGTGGCTACTCCCGGACGGCTGATGGATCATATGGAACGCCGGACAATCCGGCTTGAAGAAGTCAGAGCCGTCGTCCTTGATGAAGCTGACGAAATGCTTAATATGGGCTTTATTGAGGACATCGAAAATATACTTGCGGCAACTCCGGCAGGGCGGCAGACAATCCTCTTCTCAGCCACCATGCCAAAACAGATTCAGAATCTGGCCCGGAAATTTCAAAACGATCCTGCTTTGATCCAGGTCAAAGCCCGGGAAATGACCGTCCCACTGATTGAGCAACAATACATCGAACTTCAGGACAATCAGAAGTTTGACGTTCTCTGCCGCCTGCTCGATATGCAGGACCCAGAGCTTGCCATTGTGTTCGGGCGCACCAAGCGCCGCGTCGACGAACTGACAGAAGCGCTGAAAAAACGGGGTTATCTGGTAGACGGCATCCATGGCGATCTTACCCAGGGGAAACGTGAGATAGTGCTCCGCCAGTTTAGGGAGGGAACGATCGATGTGTTGATCGCTACGGATGTTGCCGCCCGAGGGCTTGATGTCAGCGGCGTAACCCATATCTATAACTTCGATATCCCGCAAGATCCCGACAGCTATGTTCACCGCATCGGCCGCACCGGTCGCGCCGGTCACGCCGGGCTGGCCCTCACCTTCGTTTCACCACGGGAATTAGGTCATCTAAGGTATATCGAACAAACCACTAAACGCAAAATTAGCCGAATGCCTATTCCCAGCATGGCAGAAGCGGTCGAAGGTCAGCAACGCCTGGCCGTCGAAAAACTGCTACGTCAGGTTCAGGAAGGAAACCTTGATCAATATCGGGGCCGTGCCGAAGAACTCTTGACAGACTTCGACTCAGTTTCGTTACTGTCAGCAGCGTTAAAACTGATGACGAAAGAACCAGACACAACCCCTGTTAAGCTTTCGGGAGAGACGCCATTGAAAGTACGTTCCGCCGGCCGCCGAGAAAGACCAGCCGAGTCAGGACACTTCGCCTTAAAAACGAAACCGCGTAGTAAATCACGGAAGTATTAGCAGGTCTGTGAACAGCAAGAGCCAGGAGCGGCGCACCGTTGCGCCCTCCTGGCCTTTTTTTCGCCTTTTATACATAGTCAAAATATGCATTCTGCTTATTTTCTTTGTAGTTAAGCATCAATAATTTATAATCATGTGATGAGAGGCAGGCAATCGGTCCTCTTAACATCATTCACTTTTTCCTTTATGTCCGCCCACATAATCCGCCCGTTCAAGGAAGGTTCCACCAGCCATCGACCCAGCATAAAAGATCGTTTTTTTGCCAAATCGCTTCCGAAGATCATCTACTACTCTATCTATCGCATGTTTCTTTTCCTCTCCTTCAAAAAATAGTTCCAACTGCTCAAGTCCTTGTGACACGATTTTCCCAGCAGTAATATTTACCGATCGTACCGGTTCGCCCTGCCACCGCTTAATAAACTCCTGGCGTGCCGCTTCACTAATGATATCCGTTGAGTGTTCCGGGCGAAGCAGCTTAATTCGCGCAGTAAAACCCATCTTAAAATTTCTATCCGAGTATCCTATCCCCAAATATATCTCTCGGCATTTTTCCTGGTGCTTGCGCAGCCTAGTGCATACATCTCCCACCATTTCCTTGATGATCATTAGAATTTCTGCTTTTACATAATAATCTCGCATTAA
The Acetonema longum DSM 6540 genome window above contains:
- a CDS encoding zinc-ribbon domain containing protein, whose product is MAQDKTLTCRDCGTDFVFTASEQDFFAEKGFTNEPGRCPECRAARKQQNSGGRSGGYQQREMHDATCAACGVQTQVPFRPSNDRPVYCRDCFSQNNRRY
- a CDS encoding YbfB/YjiJ family MFS transporter; the protein is MKNSYNISIVIGGICVLSLAMGISRFGFTPIIPLMQRDIGVSEWNIAVMAATNYLGYLLGAYISRKQWVRSHLRVCLGGGIVASVILLVAMPLTLNNLLWALLRLFSGFFSAILFVVASSIALGQGRSDQAGYLYSGVGIGIAFTGIFVPLFDCLGGWTFSWQGLALGASLFGIAAWYTLSKVTYSEARGTGQSQSRNCFTRDYQWYALLLSYGLEGIGYIITATFIVQMIKSMPELSHIANQSWVLIGLAAAPSTYLWAQIAKKTNIKVSLMLAFGIQAIGILLPVILHNQLSALAGGALFGGTFMGITSLAITLAHELQPNAQMQALGELTTIYALGQIIGPIVAAYLQSHFNILAPSIFAVVVLMLALLVLMTLRIKKK
- a CDS encoding DEAD/DEAH box helicase — protein: MDKFISLGISDRIIRALHEMGFEEPTPIQEQCIPVLAAGRDLIGQAQTGTGKTAAFGIPLIERTTRNAQTVQAIILTPTRELAIQVAEELNRIGQFTDAQALPIYGGQDIQRQIKSLKRHPQIVVATPGRLMDHMERRTIRLEEVRAVVLDEADEMLNMGFIEDIENILAATPAGRQTILFSATMPKQIQNLARKFQNDPALIQVKAREMTVPLIEQQYIELQDNQKFDVLCRLLDMQDPELAIVFGRTKRRVDELTEALKKRGYLVDGIHGDLTQGKREIVLRQFREGTIDVLIATDVAARGLDVSGVTHIYNFDIPQDPDSYVHRIGRTGRAGHAGLALTFVSPRELGHLRYIEQTTKRKISRMPIPSMAEAVEGQQRLAVEKLLRQVQEGNLDQYRGRAEELLTDFDSVSLLSAALKLMTKEPDTTPVKLSGETPLKVRSAGRRERPAESGHFALKTKPRSKSRKY